The Pirellulales bacterium genome includes a window with the following:
- a CDS encoding fumarylacetoacetate hydrolase family protein yields the protein MQLAKIRYGTWGESLGVVSDHAVTPYAFNQQYPTLAALLEASDVAAAVGTLQPRGAAVPWASVKFQAPIDQQEVWAAGVTYKRSKVARMEESQGAASFYDLVYAAPRPELFYKASPHRVVGPGENIRIRRDATWNVPEPELALVLNSRHQLVGYTIGNDMSSRDIEGENPLYLPQAKVYNACCGLGPVVTLAADVADVTQLGISIEVQRGKERVFAGETSIAQMARTFDDLIGWLGRDQSFPQGVILLTGTGIVPGNDFTLLPGDRVTIRIEQIGELTNTVIQG from the coding sequence ATGCAACTGGCAAAAATTCGCTACGGTACCTGGGGAGAATCACTGGGCGTGGTGAGCGATCATGCAGTGACCCCTTATGCATTTAACCAGCAGTATCCCACGCTGGCGGCACTCTTGGAAGCTTCGGACGTGGCGGCTGCCGTCGGGACGCTGCAACCACGCGGGGCGGCGGTCCCCTGGGCTAGTGTGAAATTTCAAGCACCGATTGACCAGCAAGAAGTCTGGGCCGCTGGCGTGACCTACAAGCGGAGCAAGGTCGCCCGGATGGAGGAATCGCAGGGGGCCGCCAGTTTTTATGATCTGGTCTATGCCGCACCGCGGCCGGAACTTTTTTACAAAGCCAGCCCCCATCGCGTGGTCGGACCGGGGGAAAACATTCGCATACGCCGCGACGCCACTTGGAATGTCCCCGAGCCAGAGCTAGCCCTGGTGCTCAATTCCCGCCACCAGTTGGTGGGCTACACCATTGGCAATGACATGAGCAGCCGCGATATCGAAGGCGAGAACCCCCTCTATTTGCCCCAGGCCAAGGTCTATAATGCCTGTTGCGGGCTGGGACCGGTGGTGACACTAGCCGCGGATGTGGCGGATGTGACCCAACTGGGGATCTCGATCGAGGTCCAGCGTGGGAAGGAACGGGTATTTGCGGGGGAAACCAGCATCGCCCAAATGGCGCGGACGTTTGATGACCTCATCGGCTGGTTGGGGCGGGACCAGAGTTTCCCCCAGGGAGTGATTTTACTCACTGGCACGGGCATCGTCCCGGGAAATGATTTTACCCTGTTGCCCGGCGATCGAGTGACGATTCGCATTGAGCAGATCGGCGAATTGACTAACACGGTGATCCAGGGCTAA